In Patescibacteria group bacterium, a single window of DNA contains:
- the thiI gene encoding tRNA uracil 4-sulfurtransferase ThiI — protein sequence MSNTTIIVHYSEIGLKGRNRNIFENKLIKNIKAHINQLGSFKLVHLHDRILIEISQLSPLISQALQKTFGIANFAIAKTTKLDLNEIKEQVLNLAKTKEFTTFAIQASRSNKKFPLTSQQINEQVGGVILDNLKNKKVKLKNPNLTIYVDILKDQALIYSEKIKTFGGLPTGTAGNVISLISGGIDSPVASFQIMKRGCQIIFCHFHSYPQTSIESQDQVKKLVSILDQYQQNSKLYLIPILDIQKQIVAKCSAKLRVVLYRRMMMRIATKIAELENAKALITGDSIGQVASQTLENIQAISNATDLPIFRPLAGLDKEEIITYAKKIETYETSIQPFGDCCSLFIPDSPETKAKLDEVLKNERELEIDKLINDSFQQLVIKQF from the coding sequence CAATACAACAATTATTGTCCACTACTCTGAAATCGGTCTTAAAGGCAGAAATAGGAATATCTTTGAAAACAAACTAATTAAAAACATAAAAGCCCACATTAATCAATTGGGCTCTTTTAAACTTGTCCATTTGCACGATCGTATTTTGATTGAAATCTCTCAACTCTCACCTCTCATATCCCAAGCTCTTCAAAAAACATTCGGCATCGCCAATTTCGCAATTGCCAAAACAACAAAATTAGATCTAAACGAAATAAAAGAGCAAGTTTTAAACCTCGCCAAAACAAAAGAATTTACCACTTTTGCTATTCAAGCCAGTCGTTCCAACAAAAAGTTTCCGCTCACTTCTCAACAAATTAACGAACAAGTCGGTGGAGTAATTTTAGATAATTTAAAAAATAAAAAAGTAAAATTAAAAAATCCTAATTTAACTATTTATGTTGATATTTTAAAAGACCAAGCTCTAATTTATTCTGAAAAAATCAAAACTTTCGGTGGCTTACCAACTGGCACAGCAGGCAATGTTATCTCTTTAATTTCCGGGGGCATTGATTCGCCCGTTGCTTCTTTTCAAATCATGAAACGAGGCTGTCAAATTATTTTTTGTCATTTCCATTCTTACCCGCAGACTTCAATTGAATCACAAGACCAAGTCAAAAAATTAGTTAGTATTTTAGATCAATATCAGCAAAATTCTAAATTATACTTAATTCCAATCCTGGACATTCAAAAACAAATTGTTGCCAAATGCTCTGCCAAACTTCGCGTTGTTTTATACCGCAGAATGATGATGCGAATCGCCACTAAAATCGCAGAATTAGAAAATGCCAAAGCTTTAATTACCGGCGATTCAATCGGTCAAGTCGCTTCCCAAACTTTAGAAAATATTCAAGCAATTTCCAATGCTACAGACTTGCCAATTTTTCGCCCACTAGCTGGATTAGACAAAGAAGAAATAATAACTTATGCAAAAAAAATAGAAACTTACGAAACTTCAATCCAACCTTTTGGCGATTGCTGTTCTCTCTTTATTCCAGATAGTCCAGAAACAAAAGCAAAATTAGATGAAGTTTTAAAAAATGAACGAGAATTAGAAATTGATAAATTAATTAATGATTCGTTTCAACAATTAGTTATTAAGCAATTTTAA